The DNA window CATGGTGCTACCAAAGCCCTCTTTTTTGCCTGGAAACCGGAACAGCAGAATTTTATAGCCAATGTGCTCAAGGCCGGGGAGCCGGGCAATTCAGTTTATCCATCACAAAAATCTGCTTTGCAGGAAATTGTTACGGGCATGATTACCATTGCAGATGAAGTCGCAAATGGTAAAATCAATGAACCTTTTACTACCCAGAATTTAACTTACGAAGAGAGTAGATTCAGTGCCAATTCAAAAAAGGATTTTGCGGATAATATTCAAAGCATCGAAAATGCATTTTTGGGTGTTTACAAGAATGCGAGTGGTTTGGGCATTTCAAAAATAATTAAAGAAAAAAATGAATTGTTGGATGTAAAATTCAGACAACAATTAGATGATGCGATCCGTGCAATTGAATCCATTCAGGGGACCTTTACAACAGCTGTTACGAATGCAAGACCGAGTATTGAATTTGCGCAACTAAAAGTGCGAACTGTTCAGCAGACCCTGGAGAGTGAAATTTTGCCTTTGATTTCAAATTTATAATCATGACTTCCAAAAAAAATATTTTTCTCACTTTGGGACTTACTCTATTGTTGGTATCCTGTCAACAAGACGATTCGAACAAACCGGTGGAGGATGAAGATGTATTATTGGGTGGAGCTACCAGTATTGATGGGGCGTTCATCAATATTTTTCAGCAACCTGCCAGCAATCTGAATGAAGTTGAACTCCAGCAGCATTTACAGAGTGACATTGCATTTGGAGATCAATTTGTTACCGCACCAAATATCATCAACGGAGGATTGGGACCAGTATTTAATCAGACCTCCTGTGAAAGTTGTCACGTGTCAAATGGGCGATCACCTTTTCCTTCCGGTGTAAATGATTTGCGAGGTTTATTGTTGCGCCTGAGCATGCCGGGAAAAGGTCCACACAACGAACCGCTTCCGGTGCCGGATTTTGGTGGTCAGTTGCAGACCAAAGCAGTGTTTGGTAAATCACCAGAGGCAAAACTGAGCTGGCAGGAAGTCGAAGAAATAAAAACTTATCTGGATGGAGAAAAGGTGCAATTGAGAAAATTTAATTTTTCATTTGAACAAGCCTACAAAAATATACCGGCAGGAATGCTTTACTCTCCAAGGATGGCACCGCCTGTAATTGGTCTTGGATTGCTGGAAGCCATAAGAGAAGAGGATATTGTTGCTCTTTCTGATCCATCTGATCAGGATGGTGATGGAATATCCGGAAAACCAAACAGAGTTTGGGATGTTCAAAAACAGGCCTTTGCCACTGGTCGTTTTGGCTGGAAAGCCGGGCAACCAAATTTATTGCAACAGACTGCTGCAGCCTATAACAATGATATGGGGATCACGAATCCGCTTTTTACAAAAGAAGCCTGCTTCGGGCAGGAACAAGCGGATATCCTTTCTGACGATCCTGAGATTGATTTAAAGACGTTGAAGGCAGCCACGTTTTATCCACAGTCTCTGGCTGTACCCAAAAGGAGAAATTGGGCTGATGCAGATGTAAAAAGGGGCAAGGAGTTATTTTTTAGCATCCGATGTAATTCCTGTCACCAGGCTAAATTCATCACCGGCACTCATCAGGAGTTTGGTTTTTTAAGCCAACAAACGATCTATCCTTATACCGATCTGTTGTTGCATGACATGGGTGAAGGTCTAGCGGACAACCGTCCGGATTTTGAGGCAGATGGCAGGGAGTGGAAAACACCGGCACTGTGGGGCATTGGACTTACAAAAACAGTCGGAAATCACAGTCATTTTTTACATGACGGCCGGGCAAGAAATCTGGAGGAAGCCATCATGTGGCATGGTGGTGAAGCGGAGGCAAGTAAAGAAGCTTTTTCAAAATTAAACAAGAAGGACCGACAGGCTGTTATTAAGTTTCTGGAAAGTCTGTAAATCTGCATTAATTTTGCATCCTCATTTAAAAAAAAATATCCATGAGATCAATCATTTTAGTAGCCATCTGTCAGATGATTTTGTTTGCTTTATCTGCACAGGAGAGGCATCTTAGCAATATTAAAAAACTTACTTTTGGGGGTGATAATGCGGAGGCATACTTTAGTCCTGATGGCAATCAACTGACCATGCAGGTAACCAACGGTAAATTGGGAGCCTCTTGCGATCAGATCTATTTACTTGATTTAAAAGAAAATAATCCAACTTCAGAGAGTCTTAAACTGGTGTCAACAGGCAAAGGGAGGACTACCTGTTCTTATTTTATGCCAGATGGAAAGCATGTCCTGTATGCATCAACCCACCATCATGGAGCTTCCTGCCCACCATCGCCCAAGCCTAGAAAAGATGGAAAATATTTGTGGTCAGTTTATCCGGAGTATGATATTTTCATTTCAGACCTGCAGGGTAATGTTGTAAAGCAGCTTACCGATTCACCAGGTTATGATGCTGAAGCGGTCGTATCACCTGATGGAAAAAAAATTGCCTTTACTTCTACACGATCAGGTGACCTCGAGTTGTGGACCATGGATGTGGATGGTACCAATCCAAAACAGATCACCAGTGGACTTGGTTATGATGGTGGATCCTTTTTCTCTCCCGATAGCAAAAAATTAGTTTTCAGAGCATCCAGACCCAAAACAGAAAAAGAAATAAAAGAGTACACAGAATTGTTGGCCGAACATTTGGTGGCTCCTACTGAAATGGAAATCTATACTTGTAATGTGGATGGAACGGATCTAAAGCAAATCACCCATTTGGGAAAAGCGAATTGGGCGCCCTTTTTTCATCCATCCGGGCAAAAAATTATTTTTTCTTCCAATCATCATTCTACCAAAGGGTATGATTTTCAATTATACCTGATTGATATCAATGGAGAGCACTTGAAACAAATCACTTATGAGAGCATGTTCAATGCGTTTCCAATGTTTTCACCTGATGGCAAAAAACTGGTTTTCTCCAGTAATCGCCAACAAGGAGCACCGCGCGAAACCAATGTTTTTATAGCGGATTGGAATGATGGTGATCCAGTAGAAAATGCCGATCAAAAAACAATTTACAAACACATCGAATACTTAGCCTCCGATAAACTTCAGGGAAGGCTCACCGGATCAAAGGGAGAAAAATTGGCCGCTAAATACATCAGCAAAGAGTACAAAAAATATGGCCTACTGCCGTATGATAAAAAATCGTACACTCAGCCATTTTCCTATAAGTACAATCCGAATCCTCACGGCACGGAAGATAAAGGGGTTTCTCAGATGAATGGACATAACGTTGTAGGATACCTTGACAATGGAGCCAGTAAAACAATTGTGGTAGGTGCCCATTATGATCATCTTGGATTGAACCAGCATCACAATTCCACTTCACCAAATTCCGAAGGTCAAATTCACAATGGTGCAGATGACAATGCCTCAGGAGTTTCAGGATTGTTGGAGTTGGCAAGAATGTTCAGTACAAACCGCGCTAAAGAAAAATGCAATTTTGTTTTTGTGGCATTTTCCGGAGAAGAAGATGGATTGAAAGGGTCAAAGGCATTTGCTGAAACAGTACAAGCTAAATATCCGAATGTGGTTGCCATGATTAACATGGATATGATTGGAAGACTGGACAGCATGAAGGCACTTGTAGTTGGAGGAGTGGGGACCAGTCCTGAGTTTACAGATCTTGCACAGCGCTTCAAGCCGGCTGGGTTTAACATTACTCTGGACAGCAGTGGTATCGGTCCTACCGACCATACTTCTTTTTATCTGAAAGACATTCCGGTGCTGAACTTTTTTACAGGAACACACAAGGATTACCATAAGCCTACTGATGATGTAGAAAAGATTAAGATCAAAGAGGAAATGATCATCGTAGACTACATCTTTAATTTGGCGCAACAACTTTCAGATATGGACAAAATTCCATTTACCAAAACAAAATCAACTACAACCAAAGCAGTACCTGCTTATAAAGTATCTCTTGGTATTATGCCGGATTATACTGACTACGGAGATGGACTTCATGTAGAGGCAGTCATGGACAACAGGCCTGCACAAATTGCAGGACTCAAGGACAAAGACATCATTACCAAAATAGGTGACTGTGCAATCAAAGA is part of the Candidatus Vicinibacter affinis genome and encodes:
- a CDS encoding M20/M25/M40 family metallo-hydrolase; this encodes MRSIILVAICQMILFALSAQERHLSNIKKLTFGGDNAEAYFSPDGNQLTMQVTNGKLGASCDQIYLLDLKENNPTSESLKLVSTGKGRTTCSYFMPDGKHVLYASTHHHGASCPPSPKPRKDGKYLWSVYPEYDIFISDLQGNVVKQLTDSPGYDAEAVVSPDGKKIAFTSTRSGDLELWTMDVDGTNPKQITSGLGYDGGSFFSPDSKKLVFRASRPKTEKEIKEYTELLAEHLVAPTEMEIYTCNVDGTDLKQITHLGKANWAPFFHPSGQKIIFSSNHHSTKGYDFQLYLIDINGEHLKQITYESMFNAFPMFSPDGKKLVFSSNRQQGAPRETNVFIADWNDGDPVENADQKTIYKHIEYLASDKLQGRLTGSKGEKLAAKYISKEYKKYGLLPYDKKSYTQPFSYKYNPNPHGTEDKGVSQMNGHNVVGYLDNGASKTIVVGAHYDHLGLNQHHNSTSPNSEGQIHNGADDNASGVSGLLELARMFSTNRAKEKCNFVFVAFSGEEDGLKGSKAFAETVQAKYPNVVAMINMDMIGRLDSMKALVVGGVGTSPEFTDLAQRFKPAGFNITLDSSGIGPTDHTSFYLKDIPVLNFFTGTHKDYHKPTDDVEKIKIKEEMIIVDYIFNLAQQLSDMDKIPFTKTKSTTTKAVPAYKVSLGIMPDYTDYGDGLHVEAVMDNRPAQIAGLKDKDIITKIGDCAIKDVYGYMECLSKFKSGDEVTITYKRDGQIQTSKVKF
- a CDS encoding imelysin; the encoded protein is MKNSFLLLLSFSLALILSSCGSDTDDSRIADYKDVLQNISNDVILPTYEDLYDKTQLLVNTLTILEQNVSQVNLDASKQAWRDARVPWEQSEGFLFGPVDQQGLDPAIDSWPVNETDLDAVLNSNAVLTKDYVDGLDGTLKGFHTLEYLIFGKEGNKSIASFTQREFEYLRACSQSLHGATKALFFAWKPEQQNFIANVLKAGEPGNSVYPSQKSALQEIVTGMITIADEVANGKINEPFTTQNLTYEESRFSANSKKDFADNIQSIENAFLGVYKNASGLGISKIIKEKNELLDVKFRQQLDDAIRAIESIQGTFTTAVTNARPSIEFAQLKVRTVQQTLESEILPLISNL
- a CDS encoding c-type cytochrome, with the protein product MTSKKNIFLTLGLTLLLVSCQQDDSNKPVEDEDVLLGGATSIDGAFINIFQQPASNLNEVELQQHLQSDIAFGDQFVTAPNIINGGLGPVFNQTSCESCHVSNGRSPFPSGVNDLRGLLLRLSMPGKGPHNEPLPVPDFGGQLQTKAVFGKSPEAKLSWQEVEEIKTYLDGEKVQLRKFNFSFEQAYKNIPAGMLYSPRMAPPVIGLGLLEAIREEDIVALSDPSDQDGDGISGKPNRVWDVQKQAFATGRFGWKAGQPNLLQQTAAAYNNDMGITNPLFTKEACFGQEQADILSDDPEIDLKTLKAATFYPQSLAVPKRRNWADADVKRGKELFFSIRCNSCHQAKFITGTHQEFGFLSQQTIYPYTDLLLHDMGEGLADNRPDFEADGREWKTPALWGIGLTKTVGNHSHFLHDGRARNLEEAIMWHGGEAEASKEAFSKLNKKDRQAVIKFLESL